The following are from one region of the Muntiacus reevesi chromosome 3, mMunRee1.1, whole genome shotgun sequence genome:
- the SELENOW gene encoding LOW QUALITY PROTEIN: selenoprotein W (The sequence of the model RefSeq protein was modified relative to this genomic sequence to represent the inferred CDS: substituted 1 base at 1 genomic stop codon) translates to MAVVIRVVYCGAXGYKPKYLQLKQKLEDEFPSRLDICGEGTPQVTGFFDVFIAGKLVHSKKGGDDYVDTESKFLKLVAAIKAALAQA, encoded by the coding sequence ATGGCGGTAGTCATCCGAGTGGTTTATTGTGGCGCTTAAGGCTACAAGCCCAAGTATCTTCAGCTCAAGCAGAAGTTAGAAGATGAGTTCCCTAGCCGTCTGGACATCTGCGGCGAGGGGACTCCCCAGGTCACTGGCTTCTTTGACGTGTTCATAGCAGGAAAGCTGGTTCACTCCAAGAAGGGAGGTGATGACTACGTGGACACGGAGAGCAAGTTTCTGAAGCTGGTGGCTGCCATCAAAGCTGCTTTGGCTCAGGCCTGA